In Nitratidesulfovibrio sp., the following are encoded in one genomic region:
- a CDS encoding metallophosphoesterase — translation MPHQTRTFALGDIHGRRDRLEALLRRLPLDRERDTVVFLGDYVNRGPDSKGVIDLLLELQRTCPGAVFLRGNHEQTLLDYADTGDADLLPLLRFLGVEATLRSYGADAPHRLAGLACLPPQHAAFLRGLAFVHETPTHVFVHADPGLADDPRSEPQRLDSRRLVRRDMAPHHHIGGRTVVFGHSSFATPLVAPGRIGIDTGAGGGHMLTALELPTLRFHHA, via the coding sequence ATGCCCCACCAAACACGCACCTTTGCCTTGGGCGACATCCATGGCCGCCGTGACCGGCTGGAGGCCCTGCTGCGCCGCCTGCCGCTGGACCGCGAGCGGGATACCGTGGTGTTTCTGGGTGACTACGTGAACCGGGGGCCGGACAGCAAAGGGGTCATCGACCTGTTGCTGGAGTTGCAACGCACCTGTCCGGGCGCGGTGTTTCTGCGCGGCAACCACGAGCAGACCCTGCTGGACTACGCGGATACGGGCGATGCGGACCTGTTGCCTTTGTTGCGCTTTCTGGGGGTGGAAGCCACCCTGCGCAGCTACGGTGCCGATGCGCCGCACCGTCTGGCCGGGCTGGCCTGCCTGCCGCCGCAGCACGCGGCCTTCCTGCGCGGGCTGGCTTTTGTGCACGAAACGCCCACCCACGTCTTCGTGCATGCCGATCCGGGGCTGGCCGACGACCCGCGCAGCGAACCCCAGCGGCTGGACAGCCGACGCCTGGTGCGGCGAGACATGGCCCCGCACCACCATATTGGTGGCCGCACCGTGGTCTTCGGGCACAGTTCGTTCGCCACGCCGCTGGTGGCTCCGGGCCGCATAGGCATCGATACCGGCGCGGGCGGCGGGCATATGCTCACCGCGCTGGAACTGCCCACCCTGCGTTTTCACCACGCCTGA
- a CDS encoding PEP/pyruvate-binding domain-containing protein — protein MLHNLLERWRVRRAARQAAALDTLKARYHAFRILLENNGRALECLAGFDGTSGTARRELVEELVSLTGELVDGLDLLSDGAHPGLFGAYGRIAGRVEQLGADTDPTPERDILCLSLDGLPPEQAGLAGTKAATLAQLRGYGLPVPPGFVVTATAVSRLLAAPGLDAQLRRLLDVAEADPGSLAVTTARIREAILAAPMPAEVEHAVRRAWADLAAGLPPEHGPLLLAARSSGTAEDRAEHSFAGQYATVLGISTPQALLDALREVAASAFGQRALAYRRHMGLPRGEADMAVLCQSMVPARTAGVLFTRDPARAPGSYQADDERMLVVAVPGLGTLAVDGAAPADVYLPARDPAAVRAGDVETRIARKTLRETLAPDGTLVRLPVPPEDAEAPTLSPPELATLVRLARMVEGVEGGPQDIEWAVHEITGAVHLLQARPLRMAGVRPPSAAHQDGMDGAPLLRGACASPGRAVGRVHLAHRPREFAPPNGNAAAGHEGTGGAGGGDHTGSDALPYNDTPAVLVLPHSIPDAATHLDGYAAILVEAGNPADHLSCVARERSIPMLVGVAGAMNLPEGAGVLVDAGRGAVLEVPDALWDGVLAATRREAARRRTPQDRETPGERELRALIVPLNLTDAYGPTFNERECRSLHDIVRYVHEKAVLAMFRAGDEVMETAGTLLRRVELGVPFHVLAIDVGGGFRNGAANGGARRTTRGTALPTIPEDVASAPFAALCEGLTTPGLAWGQPDGGVPAGLLSRALLDGRGERPVGEFNYALVSRDYCNLNARVEYHFAMLDALCTDNPRENHIHFRFKGGGTGGARRARRIAFMREVLTGAGFFTAAVDDLLTATLAGEPAGVMRQRLVLLGRLLGYTRLLDAAMADDDAPALFARAFLSGRYDTKDARALRDGPDRLDVNAAPAGPDKDMTTAVRHAGGTAENKIG, from the coding sequence ATGCTGCACAACCTTCTGGAACGCTGGCGCGTACGCAGGGCCGCGCGGCAGGCGGCGGCGCTGGACACGCTGAAGGCCCGCTACCACGCCTTCCGCATCCTGCTGGAAAACAATGGGCGGGCGCTGGAATGTCTGGCCGGTTTCGACGGCACATCCGGCACTGCCCGGCGCGAACTGGTGGAGGAACTGGTCTCGCTGACCGGCGAACTGGTGGACGGGCTGGACCTGCTGTCCGACGGAGCGCATCCCGGCCTGTTCGGCGCGTACGGGCGCATAGCGGGGCGGGTGGAACAACTGGGCGCGGACACGGACCCCACGCCGGAGCGGGATATCCTGTGCCTTTCGCTGGACGGCCTGCCCCCGGAGCAGGCCGGTCTGGCGGGCACCAAGGCCGCCACGCTGGCGCAGTTGCGCGGCTACGGACTGCCGGTGCCGCCGGGATTCGTGGTCACCGCCACGGCAGTGTCCCGCCTGCTGGCCGCACCGGGGCTGGATGCCCAACTGCGCCGCCTGCTGGACGTGGCCGAAGCCGATCCCGGCAGCCTTGCAGTGACCACCGCCCGCATCCGCGAAGCCATCCTGGCCGCCCCCATGCCCGCCGAGGTAGAGCATGCGGTACGCCGCGCATGGGCCGATCTGGCGGCGGGCCTGCCGCCGGAACACGGCCCCCTGCTGCTGGCCGCGCGCAGCAGCGGCACGGCGGAGGACAGGGCGGAACATTCCTTTGCCGGGCAGTACGCCACGGTGCTGGGCATCAGCACGCCACAGGCGCTTCTGGACGCCCTGCGCGAGGTGGCGGCCAGCGCCTTCGGCCAGCGCGCCCTGGCCTACCGGCGGCACATGGGCCTGCCGCGCGGCGAGGCGGACATGGCCGTGCTGTGCCAGTCCATGGTGCCCGCCCGCACCGCCGGGGTGCTGTTCACGCGCGATCCGGCCCGTGCGCCGGGCAGCTATCAGGCCGACGACGAACGCATGCTGGTGGTGGCCGTGCCAGGCCTGGGCACGCTGGCCGTGGACGGCGCCGCCCCGGCGGACGTCTACCTGCCCGCGCGCGATCCGGCGGCGGTACGCGCGGGCGACGTGGAAACCCGCATCGCCCGCAAGACCCTGCGCGAAACGCTGGCCCCGGACGGCACGCTAGTCCGGCTTCCCGTGCCCCCCGAAGACGCCGAGGCCCCCACACTGTCGCCACCGGAACTGGCCACGCTGGTACGGCTGGCCCGCATGGTGGAAGGGGTGGAGGGCGGCCCGCAGGACATCGAATGGGCCGTGCATGAAATCACCGGAGCAGTGCATCTGTTGCAGGCCCGTCCCCTGCGCATGGCCGGGGTCCGGCCTCCTTCCGCCGCCCATCAGGACGGCATGGACGGCGCGCCGCTGCTGCGCGGTGCGTGCGCCTCGCCGGGCAGGGCCGTCGGGCGGGTACACCTGGCGCACAGACCCCGTGAATTCGCGCCGCCAAACGGCAACGCGGCGGCAGGGCACGAGGGAACCGGCGGCGCTGGCGGGGGAGACCATACCGGCAGCGACGCCTTACCATACAATGATACCCCCGCCGTGCTGGTGCTGCCGCACAGCATCCCCGACGCGGCCACCCATCTGGACGGCTACGCGGCCATCCTGGTGGAGGCCGGGAACCCGGCGGACCATCTTTCGTGCGTGGCCCGCGAGCGGTCCATCCCCATGCTGGTGGGGGTGGCCGGGGCCATGAATCTGCCCGAAGGCGCGGGCGTGCTGGTGGATGCCGGGCGCGGCGCCGTGCTGGAAGTGCCCGACGCCCTGTGGGACGGCGTGCTGGCCGCCACCCGGCGCGAGGCCGCACGCAGGCGCACCCCGCAGGACAGGGAGACGCCCGGCGAACGGGAACTGCGCGCGTTGATCGTGCCGCTGAATCTTACCGACGCCTACGGCCCCACGTTCAATGAGCGCGAATGCCGTTCGCTGCACGACATCGTGCGTTATGTCCACGAAAAGGCCGTGCTGGCCATGTTCCGGGCCGGGGACGAAGTGATGGAGACGGCGGGAACCCTGTTGCGACGCGTGGAACTGGGCGTGCCCTTCCACGTGCTGGCCATCGACGTAGGCGGCGGTTTCCGGAACGGCGCGGCCAACGGAGGGGCACGGCGCACCACGAGGGGCACGGCGCTGCCGACCATTCCGGAAGACGTGGCCTCCGCGCCGTTCGCGGCGCTGTGCGAGGGGCTGACCACGCCGGGGCTGGCCTGGGGGCAGCCCGACGGGGGCGTGCCCGCCGGTCTGCTGTCGCGCGCGCTGCTGGACGGGCGCGGCGAGCGGCCCGTGGGGGAGTTCAACTACGCGCTGGTCTCGCGCGACTACTGCAACCTCAACGCGCGGGTGGAATACCACTTCGCCATGCTGGACGCGCTGTGTACCGACAACCCGCGCGAAAACCACATCCACTTCCGGTTCAAGGGCGGCGGCACCGGTGGTGCGCGGCGGGCGCGGCGTATTGCCTTCATGCGCGAGGTGCTGACCGGGGCCGGGTTCTTCACGGCGGCGGTGGACGACCTGCTCACGGCCACGCTGGCCGGTGAACCCGCCGGAGTGATGCGGCAACGGCTGGTGCTGCTGGGGCGGTTGCTGGGCTACACCCGCCTGCTGGACGCGGCCATGGCCGATGACGACGCACCGGCGCTGTTTGCGCGGGCTTTCCTGTCCGGCAGGTACGACACCAAGGACGCGCGGGCGTTGCGGGACGGGCCAGACCGGCTGGACGTCAATGCAGCCCCCGCAGGGCCGGACAAGGACATGACCACCGCCGTACGCCATGCCGGGGGCACGGCGGAAAACAAGATCGGGTGA
- a CDS encoding PEP-utilizing enzyme has translation MWWPFSARGRAQPPADTRWRIRALFQNFRRILACNTQALERMAEMDQALGGAYIFDRAFLESSVHELSRLVHHVVYNLNALTGNGYVALYDRYEELRGALGGVLAGGMDGGVAVAQSGAGETTRNVADMLADVRDVDWEQEPTAGFEAACLARLARHHGARIADALVVGTVGCAVLGDGGPTADAAGRELHERAVRMAGGAASFTLRVNAVDETGRPTSPETERTGVAPDMLPHMLRDTVREAVTNDEVTGDAGTGHATVALILPEFPLPVSGWLHSHAPMGPVRHAVLVEARFASGDGAEHAPRVSTDRYALSRVHPFDLLCCEIPQRAANAPLPDGSEPLAPSASLRGLLRGSALLEPPFLQGLAGLAMAAERLAGQPVELRWGMDPEGRCVLLGVRPSTVRLATDPQDQPEEPADSEDNADDAPPMHVLRNGGQTVQMGVAAGGVVRLTEATRPEDCPLGGIGVARAASPNLAPLLGRLAGLVTEFGTTAGHLATVARELRVPAVFGMPGVCDAARPGDIVTLDAGGTVLYRGAVEGLLHTTDADEDLHPAAPEYRTLRRLLRLVAPLDLVDPDAPDFSPAGCRTYHDILHFCHEMSVEALINLRDTRPELAAPRVHRVRLDLPLDLRLLDVGDGVAGPPGRPDGAGSMHGGDAWLDLTAVRSAPLLAFLDGLRAEGAWSHRPARLRAGDILSGMGGASGTAANGAGPDAEWAATGANLAIAGRDYLNLTLRLGYHFTVLDVLLSDNPNRNHAYFRFAGGMADPARRVRRAHLVGNVLEELGFATRMRGDMVTGRLRAMEHAALRDAVAALGMLTAFTRQVDTTLNDDADMVRAATNFRLLRENAQRHTRG, from the coding sequence ATGTGGTGGCCGTTTTCCGCGCGCGGGCGCGCGCAGCCCCCGGCAGATACCCGCTGGCGCATCCGGGCGCTGTTCCAGAACTTCCGGCGCATCCTGGCCTGCAACACGCAGGCGCTGGAGCGCATGGCAGAAATGGACCAGGCCCTCGGCGGGGCCTACATTTTCGACCGCGCCTTTCTGGAATCATCCGTACACGAACTGTCCCGGCTGGTGCACCACGTGGTCTACAACCTCAACGCGCTGACCGGAAACGGGTACGTGGCGTTGTACGACCGGTACGAGGAACTGCGCGGTGCGCTGGGCGGTGTGCTGGCGGGCGGCATGGACGGCGGGGTTGCGGTTGCGCAGTCGGGTGCGGGGGAGACGACGCGGAACGTGGCCGACATGCTCGCGGACGTGCGCGACGTGGATTGGGAGCAGGAACCGACGGCAGGATTCGAGGCGGCATGCCTGGCCCGGCTGGCCCGCCACCACGGGGCGCGCATCGCGGATGCGCTGGTAGTGGGCACGGTTGGATGCGCGGTGCTTGGCGATGGCGGTCCCACCGCCGATGCTGCGGGGCGGGAACTGCACGAGCGGGCCGTGCGCATGGCGGGCGGCGCAGCATCCTTCACCCTGCGGGTCAACGCGGTGGACGAAACAGGTCGTCCGACAAGCCCCGAAACGGAACGCACCGGGGTGGCCCCCGACATGCTGCCCCATATGCTGCGGGATACGGTGCGCGAAGCGGTGACGAACGATGAGGTGACGGGCGATGCAGGCACTGGCCACGCCACGGTGGCCCTGATCCTGCCCGAATTCCCCCTGCCCGTCTCCGGCTGGCTGCACAGCCACGCCCCCATGGGCCCGGTGCGCCATGCCGTGCTGGTGGAGGCCCGTTTCGCCTCCGGAGACGGAGCGGAGCACGCCCCCCGCGTGTCCACAGACCGCTACGCCCTGTCGCGGGTGCATCCCTTCGATCTGCTGTGCTGCGAAATCCCCCAACGCGCCGCCAACGCCCCCCTGCCCGACGGCAGCGAGCCGCTGGCCCCCTCCGCATCATTGCGCGGCCTGCTGCGCGGGTCCGCCCTGCTGGAACCGCCCTTCCTGCAGGGGCTGGCCGGTCTGGCCATGGCGGCGGAACGTCTGGCCGGGCAACCAGTGGAACTACGCTGGGGCATGGACCCGGAGGGGCGCTGCGTGCTGCTGGGGGTGCGGCCATCCACGGTGCGACTTGCGACAGACCCACAGGACCAGCCAGAGGAACCAGCCGATTCGGAAGACAACGCGGACGACGCCCCCCCCATGCATGTACTGCGCAACGGCGGGCAGACCGTGCAGATGGGCGTGGCCGCAGGCGGCGTGGTGCGCCTGACGGAAGCCACCAGACCGGAAGACTGCCCTCTGGGCGGCATCGGCGTGGCGCGCGCCGCCTCGCCAAATCTGGCCCCCCTGCTGGGCAGGCTGGCCGGGCTGGTCACCGAATTCGGCACCACTGCCGGGCATCTGGCCACCGTGGCGCGCGAACTGCGCGTGCCCGCCGTATTCGGCATGCCCGGCGTGTGCGATGCGGCCAGGCCCGGCGATATCGTCACCCTGGATGCAGGCGGCACGGTGCTCTACCGGGGCGCGGTGGAAGGGCTGCTGCACACCACGGACGCGGATGAAGACCTGCACCCCGCCGCACCGGAATACCGAACCCTGCGCCGCCTGCTGCGACTGGTGGCCCCGCTGGATCTGGTGGACCCCGACGCGCCCGACTTTTCTCCGGCGGGCTGCCGCACCTACCACGACATCCTGCACTTCTGCCACGAAATGTCCGTGGAGGCACTGATCAACCTGCGCGACACCCGCCCGGAACTGGCCGCGCCGCGCGTGCATAGGGTACGGCTGGACCTGCCGCTGGACCTGCGCCTGCTGGACGTAGGTGACGGAGTGGCCGGCCCCCCCGGCAGGCCGGATGGCGCAGGCTCGATGCATGGGGGCGATGCATGGCTGGACCTGACCGCCGTGCGCAGCGCACCCCTGCTGGCCTTTCTGGACGGGCTGCGCGCCGAGGGCGCGTGGTCCCATCGCCCTGCCCGGCTGCGGGCGGGCGACATCCTGTCCGGCATGGGCGGCGCATCCGGCACTGCCGCGAACGGGGCCGGACCGGATGCGGAGTGGGCCGCCACCGGGGCCAACCTGGCCATCGCCGGGCGCGACTACCTTAACCTCACCTTGCGCCTCGGCTACCATTTCACGGTGCTGGACGTGCTGCTGAGCGACAACCCCAACCGCAACCACGCCTATTTCCGTTTTGCGGGGGGCATGGCCGATCCGGCCCGACGGGTGCGCCGCGCCCACCTTGTGGGCAACGTGCTGGAAGAGCTTGGCTTTGCCACCCGCATGCGCGGCGACATGGTCACCGGCAGGCTGCGCGCCATGGAACATGCCGCCCTGCGCGACGCCGTGGCCGCGCTGGGCATGCTGACGGCCTTTACCCGGCAGGTGGATACCACCCTGAACGACGACGCCGACATGGTGCGCGCGGCTACGAACTTCCGCCTGCTGCGCGAAAACGCGCAACGGCACACGCGGGGCTGA
- a CDS encoding response regulator — MPSRLRILVLDDEPIVCKRLKPAFQKAGYEVETCTDSATALQRIADAPFDVVVTDLKMEGADGLQVVERTHQIQPQARIVVITGFATLDTAKESFRKGAFDFVAKPFKLGDILDCVRRIEAELREAGERHDADGGAETDSGAEKANGM, encoded by the coding sequence ATGCCGTCACGACTGCGCATTCTGGTACTTGATGACGAACCCATCGTCTGCAAGCGGCTCAAACCCGCCTTCCAGAAGGCGGGGTACGAGGTGGAAACCTGCACCGACAGCGCAACCGCGTTGCAACGCATTGCGGACGCTCCGTTCGACGTGGTGGTCACGGACCTGAAGATGGAAGGGGCCGACGGCTTGCAGGTGGTGGAGCGTACCCATCAGATCCAGCCGCAGGCGCGCATCGTGGTCATTACCGGGTTCGCCACGCTGGACACGGCCAAGGAATCGTTCCGCAAGGGCGCGTTCGATTTCGTGGCCAAGCCGTTCAAGCTGGGCGACATTCTGGACTGCGTGCGACGCATCGAGGCGGAACTGCGCGAGGCGGGGGAGCGGCACGACGCGGACGGCGGGGCCGAAACGGACAGCGGAGCCGAAAAAGCCAACGGCATGTAG
- a CDS encoding PEP/pyruvate-binding domain-containing protein, whose protein sequence is MGILSHMADLLARWRGSRGLPFALLFKKFKSILERNNRILELMADMGDKLGGEYVFDRQYIVDACERLDDHVFKLISDMSVLSQRKNVELFLAFERIQHQLQEEIAGRHHFEGGRLVLPFRDIGPDAEDEVGGKLAQLGDLSNRLHLRTPDGFAITTAAFFAFMTRNGLLAQAQRGMQDWDGTDRGLRELSDLMQRGIHDAPLPWGLVAQINAMVDVLGMRRKQPLRLALRSSAWGEDGDASFAGQYATELNVPPDRVVEAYKNVIASVYSVEAWRYRLDRGFHESEVAMAVGCQLMADSQVSGVLYTCTLHAGDNCEAMVVSAAWGGGAAVVGGETATDTFLLERTPPYRIITREIAHKARRMVPAPKGDMLWEDVPAALRDAPCLTDAQLEQLARTGMSLERYHKRPQDVEWTFDAEGALHVLQSRPLCTTSEAGLCVPVQDATSRAEVILSGRGMVAQRGVAVGRVVLVDHATDLDAFPDGGILVSKYTSPRYARVMRRAQGIITDVGSPTGHMSTIAREQRVPAVVNTEVATELLRDGEEITLDATQNVVYRGRIAELDRFERTETDVFEESYEYRLLRRLLKRISPLNLMDPHSDDFKPRACRTYHDITRYIHEKAVETLVDLSQRHEALHHAPARRLLDGPPLGLTVIDAGGGTECLPETGAMVTGQVCSVPLRAFLDGLTESGMWDTAPVPVDLGSFMSSFTRTFSASQAGPREVGRNLAVVLREYMNVNMRLGYHFNIIDAYIGDSINDNYIYFRFLGGVTELVRRSRRARFVAEVLERFDFRVEVHGDLVVGRIKKLSEPRMLLRMRMLGGLVGYARQLDARMHSDEQVADHVRAFMEAISNVVATHHDDPTKRTGGGHAVTTAHSGT, encoded by the coding sequence GTGGGAATCCTCTCGCACATGGCCGACCTTCTCGCCCGCTGGCGCGGTTCGCGGGGGCTGCCGTTCGCGCTGCTCTTCAAGAAGTTCAAGAGCATCCTCGAACGCAACAACCGCATCCTCGAACTGATGGCCGACATGGGCGACAAGCTGGGCGGCGAATACGTGTTCGACCGCCAGTACATCGTGGACGCCTGCGAACGACTGGACGACCATGTCTTCAAGCTCATCTCGGACATGAGCGTGCTGAGCCAGCGCAAGAACGTGGAACTCTTTCTGGCCTTCGAGCGCATCCAGCACCAGTTGCAGGAGGAAATCGCCGGGCGCCACCACTTCGAGGGGGGGCGCCTGGTGCTGCCGTTCCGCGACATCGGCCCGGATGCCGAGGACGAAGTGGGCGGCAAGCTGGCCCAGCTGGGCGACCTGTCCAACCGCCTGCACCTGCGCACGCCCGACGGCTTTGCCATCACCACCGCCGCCTTCTTCGCCTTCATGACCCGCAACGGCCTGCTGGCGCAGGCCCAGCGCGGCATGCAGGACTGGGACGGCACCGACAGGGGGCTGCGCGAACTTTCCGACCTCATGCAGCGCGGCATCCACGATGCCCCGCTGCCCTGGGGGCTGGTGGCCCAGATCAACGCCATGGTGGACGTGCTGGGCATGCGCCGCAAGCAGCCCCTGCGCCTGGCCCTGCGCAGCAGCGCCTGGGGCGAGGACGGCGACGCCAGCTTTGCCGGGCAGTACGCCACGGAACTGAACGTGCCGCCCGACCGGGTGGTGGAGGCGTACAAGAACGTCATCGCCAGCGTCTATTCCGTGGAAGCATGGCGCTACCGGCTGGACAGGGGCTTTCACGAAAGCGAAGTGGCCATGGCCGTGGGCTGCCAGTTGATGGCGGACAGCCAGGTAAGCGGCGTGCTGTACACCTGCACCCTGCACGCGGGCGACAACTGCGAAGCCATGGTCGTCAGCGCCGCGTGGGGCGGCGGGGCCGCCGTTGTGGGCGGCGAGACGGCCACCGACACCTTTCTGTTGGAACGCACCCCGCCCTACCGCATCATCACCCGCGAAATCGCCCACAAGGCGCGGCGCATGGTGCCCGCGCCCAAGGGCGACATGCTCTGGGAAGACGTGCCCGCCGCCCTGCGCGATGCCCCCTGCCTGACCGACGCCCAACTGGAACAGCTGGCGCGCACGGGCATGTCGCTGGAACGGTATCACAAGCGTCCGCAGGACGTGGAATGGACCTTCGACGCCGAGGGCGCCCTGCATGTGCTGCAATCGCGCCCGCTGTGCACCACGTCGGAAGCGGGCCTGTGCGTGCCGGTGCAGGACGCCACCAGCCGGGCAGAGGTCATCCTGTCCGGCCGGGGCATGGTGGCCCAGCGCGGGGTGGCCGTGGGCCGGGTGGTGCTGGTGGACCACGCCACGGATCTGGACGCCTTTCCCGACGGCGGCATCCTGGTCTCCAAGTACACCTCGCCGCGCTATGCGCGGGTCATGCGGCGGGCGCAGGGCATCATCACCGACGTGGGTTCGCCCACCGGGCACATGTCCACCATCGCCCGCGAACAGCGCGTGCCCGCCGTGGTGAACACGGAAGTGGCCACGGAACTCTTGCGCGACGGCGAGGAAATCACCCTCGACGCCACCCAGAACGTGGTCTACCGGGGGCGGATTGCGGAACTGGACCGCTTTGAGCGCACCGAGACCGACGTGTTCGAGGAATCGTACGAATACCGGCTGCTGCGGCGCCTGCTGAAGCGCATTTCACCGCTGAACCTGATGGACCCGCATTCCGACGACTTCAAGCCAAGGGCCTGCCGCACCTACCACGACATCACCCGGTACATCCACGAAAAGGCCGTGGAAACGCTGGTGGACCTCAGCCAGCGGCACGAGGCGCTGCACCATGCCCCGGCCCGCCGCCTGCTGGACGGCCCGCCGCTGGGGCTTACCGTCATCGACGCGGGCGGCGGCACCGAATGCCTGCCGGAAACAGGCGCCATGGTCACCGGGCAGGTCTGCTCGGTACCCCTGCGCGCCTTTCTGGACGGACTGACGGAATCGGGCATGTGGGACACGGCCCCGGTGCCGGTGGACCTTGGCAGCTTCATGTCCAGCTTCACGCGCACCTTCAGCGCCTCGCAGGCCGGCCCGCGCGAGGTGGGCCGCAACCTGGCCGTGGTGCTGCGCGAGTACATGAACGTGAACATGCGGCTGGGCTACCATTTCAACATCATCGACGCCTACATAGGCGACAGCATCAATGACAACTACATCTACTTCCGGTTCCTTGGCGGGGTCACGGAACTGGTGCGGCGCTCGCGCCGGGCGCGCTTCGTGGCCGAGGTGCTGGAACGCTTCGACTTTCGCGTGGAGGTCCACGGCGACCTCGTGGTAGGCCGTATCAAGAAGCTGTCTGAGCCGCGCATGCTCCTGCGCATGCGCATGCTGGGCGGACTGGTGGGCTATGCCCGTCAGCTTGATGCCCGCATGCACAGCGACGAGCAGGTGGCGGACCATGTGCGGGCCTTCATGGAAGCCATTTCCAACGTCGTCGCGACACACCACGACGACCCGACCAAACGAACAGGGGGCGGACATGCCGTCACGACTGCGCATTCTGGTACTTGA
- a CDS encoding TIGR02186 family protein, with protein MRRTHPLHIITGLLLCLTLLAATARADDGGVALAVKPGDIVIGTAYTGTTLHFSGEAPKGSAIVARFTGASGDLALRQKGKAFGLLWMNMGTVYLHDVPTVYLVASSRPLAEIGGTGLGLDAVRAGVKQEGGATAENADALDVPAELVRLKQQDGLYREGVGGITVTDDGAFSAELAIPSRMSPGTYTVEVFALRDGQVVGSTSVPVRAELVGAPAWLAHMAFDRGLLYGVLATLVAILAGLAVGLVFQSKGAH; from the coding sequence ATGCGCCGTACCCATCCGCTGCACATCATTACCGGCCTGCTCCTGTGTCTGACCCTGCTGGCCGCCACGGCCCGTGCCGATGACGGCGGCGTGGCCCTGGCCGTGAAGCCCGGCGACATCGTCATCGGCACCGCGTACACCGGCACCACCCTGCATTTCTCGGGCGAAGCGCCGAAGGGCAGCGCCATCGTGGCCCGGTTCACCGGGGCTTCCGGCGACCTGGCCCTGCGCCAGAAAGGCAAGGCCTTCGGCCTGTTGTGGATGAACATGGGCACCGTGTACCTGCACGACGTGCCTACGGTGTACCTGGTGGCCTCGTCGCGCCCGCTGGCGGAGATCGGCGGCACCGGCCTTGGCCTTGACGCCGTGCGCGCCGGGGTGAAGCAGGAAGGGGGCGCGACAGCCGAAAACGCCGACGCGCTGGACGTGCCCGCAGAACTGGTACGCCTGAAGCAGCAGGACGGCCTGTACCGCGAAGGCGTAGGCGGCATCACCGTCACCGACGACGGGGCCTTCTCTGCCGAACTGGCCATCCCCTCGCGCATGTCGCCCGGCACGTACACGGTAGAGGTATTCGCCCTGCGCGACGGGCAGGTGGTGGGTTCCACCTCCGTACCGGTGCGGGCCGAACTGGTGGGCGCGCCCGCGTGGCTCGCGCACATGGCCTTCGACCGGGGGTTGCTGTACGGCGTGCTGGCCACGCTGGTGGCCATCCTGGCCGGGTTGGCCGTGGGGTTGGTGTTTCAGAGCAAGGGTGCCCATTAA
- a CDS encoding sulfite exporter TauE/SafE family protein, producing the protein MNIPLHMYLPIAGNSVNIAAILGLGGAVGLLSGIFGVGGGFLMTPLLIMLGIPPTVAAASDSNQIVGASTSGTLAHFRLGNVDFKMGLLLLVGGVAGGSVGVRIIKLLRAMGNADFLINVTYVLMLGLVGGYMFFESLQSLRAPRAEAASRPAPAGESMYERCIRSMPWQTDFPRSGVRLSLLMPLGLGALVGVLAAIMGVGGGFIMVPVMVYLLRMPMHVVVGTSLFQILFTCVNVTIMQSIENHTVDFILALLLLIGSSVGAQVGTRIGKKLQGDQLKILLATLVLAVMGKMLFDLLARPDVLLAYAGGH; encoded by the coding sequence ATGAACATACCGCTGCATATGTACCTGCCAATTGCCGGAAACAGCGTGAATATCGCTGCCATCCTCGGCCTTGGCGGGGCCGTGGGGCTGCTTTCGGGTATCTTCGGCGTGGGGGGGGGCTTTCTGATGACCCCCCTGCTGATCATGCTGGGCATTCCGCCCACGGTTGCCGCCGCATCCGACTCCAACCAGATCGTGGGGGCCTCCACCTCGGGCACGCTGGCCCATTTCCGCCTGGGCAACGTCGATTTCAAAATGGGACTGTTGCTGCTGGTGGGCGGCGTGGCCGGCGGCAGCGTGGGCGTGCGCATCATCAAGTTGCTGCGCGCCATGGGCAACGCCGACTTCCTGATCAACGTCACCTACGTGCTCATGCTGGGGCTGGTGGGCGGCTACATGTTCTTCGAAAGCCTGCAATCGCTGCGCGCCCCGCGCGCCGAGGCTGCGTCCAGGCCCGCGCCCGCCGGTGAATCGATGTACGAGCGCTGCATCCGCAGCATGCCGTGGCAGACGGATTTCCCCCGTTCCGGGGTGCGTCTTTCGCTGCTCATGCCGTTGGGGCTGGGCGCGCTGGTGGGCGTGCTGGCCGCCATCATGGGCGTGGGCGGCGGGTTCATCATGGTGCCGGTGATGGTCTACCTGCTGCGCATGCCCATGCACGTGGTGGTGGGCACCAGCCTGTTCCAGATCCTGTTCACCTGCGTCAACGTGACCATCATGCAGTCCATCGAAAACCACACCGTGGACTTCATCCTGGCCCTCTTGCTGCTCATCGGCTCATCCGTGGGTGCGCAGGTGGGCACGCGCATCGGCAAGAAGCTGCAGGGCGACCAGCTGAAGATCCTGCTGGCCACGCTGGTGCTCGCCGTCATGGGCAAGATGCTCTTCGACCTGCTGGCGCGCCCCGATGTGCTGTTGGCCTACGCGGGGGGGCACTAG